The sequence TCGAGGACGGCACGCTCGACGGTGCCCACGCGACGACGAGCGTCGGCAATGGCGAGTTCCTGCGCCGCGGCTCGCATACGACGGCTGCGCTCGGCCATAACCTCGGGCGGCACCTGGTCGGGCATATCGGCAGCAAGGGTACCGGGACGCTTGCTATAGCGGAACACGTGCATACGCGAGAAACCCACACGACGGCACAGCGCCAGCGACTCCTCGAACTCCTCGTCCGTCTCACCAGGAAAACCGACGATGACATCGCACGAAAGAGACGCCTGGGGCAAGTTGGCGCGAATCATACGCACCGTGTCCTCAAAGGTCTCGGCGCTATAGGGGCGGCCCATGCGATGCAGGGTCGCCGTGCAGCCGGACTGCACGGGCAGGTGCAAAAACGGGGCGATACGCTGCGGATAGCGCGCCATCACCTTAAGCAGGCGCTCAGAGATATCCATGGGCTCGACCGAGGAAATGCGCACATGCGGAATAGACGTGCGCTCCATGATGGCCTCAAGCAGCTCATCGATTTCGACATGCTCGTCGGTCGCGCTCTTGCCATCGTAGGCACCCAGGTTCACACCGGTCAGCACCACCTCGGGCACGCCGGCCTCCTGGGCCTCACGAACTTGCTCGAGCACGGACTCGACGGGCACGGAGCGCTCGGGGCCGCGTGCCTTCCACACAATGCAATAGGTGCAGCGATGGTTGCAGCCGTCCTGAATCTTCACGCCCAGGCGAGAGCGACCGAGCGCATCGACCACCTCGCCATCGCTGCAGGCGGGAACGCTATCGGATTCGACACCCAGTACCTCGCAGACGCGCTCGGCGACGTCAATCTTGGACGGCTCGGCGATCACGCGATCGGAGAGCTCCAGCAACTCCTCGGGATGCAGGTTGACGACGCAGCCGGTTACGACCACGTAAGGGTCGTTAGGATGGGCCAGCGCATGACGGACGGCCTTACGGGTCTTGGCCTCGGCCTCGCCCGTAACGGCACAGGTGTTAATGACGATCAGATCGGCATCCTGGGGATCCACAATAGCAAAGCCCAGGCGCATAAGATCGGCAGTGATACGGTCAGACTCAACCCGGTTGACGCGGCAGCCGAGGTTGACGACGGAAATATGGGGTGCGAGCACGCGGGCTCCTTAATCGAGGATATCGTCGAGGGCACTCTTGATACGGTCGGTCACCGACTTCTTACCGGAAGCGACGTCATCGCCCATCTCATCGGCAAAAGCACGGAGCAGCTCGTGTTGCTTATTGGAAAGATTGGTGGGAACGACCACGCGCAGTTGCACGATCAGGCGACCACGCGAACCGCCACCGCCAATGCGCGGCATGCCGTAATTATTGACGCTCACGGTGTCGCCGTACTGTGTACCAGCAGGGACCGTCACCTTGACGACCTCATCGGGCATAATGCCCTCGACCTCGATCTCGCAGCCGAGCGCTGCCTGCGCAATCGAAATATCGCTCACGAGGTACAGGTCGTCACCGTTGCGCTTAAAACGCTCGTGGTCGGCGACGCGCACGTTGACGATCAGGTCGCCCGAGGGCTCGCCGCGAAGGCCAGCCTCGCCAAAGCCGCTCACGCGCAGCTGGCGACCGGTCGAAACGCCGGCGGGGATATCGATGTCGATCTTTTCATGCGAAGGCGTGCGGCCCTGACCGTCGCAGGTCTCGCAGGGATGATCGATGACCGTGCCCTCGCCGTGGCAGTCGGGACAAGGCGAAGAGGACTGAACCTGGCCCAGGAACGAACGCTGGACCGTCGTGACATAGCCCGTGCCGTGGCAGCGGCTGCACTGTTTTTCCTGCGCGCCCTCGGCCCTACCGGTGCCATTGCAATCCTCACAGGGAGCAAGGCGGTCATAGCTGATCGTCTTTTTGCACCCGAGTGCCGCCTCCTCGAGCGTCACCGAAAGGGAGATGGCCATGTCGCGGCCGCGACGACGCTCACAGCGATTTCGGGCGCCACCGCCGGCACCGCCGCCAAAGAACGACGAGAAGAGGTCGTCCATGCCCATGCCGCCAAAGATATCGTTAATGTCGACGTAGCCCGAACCACCAGGGCCGTCGGCAGTGCCGTAACGGTCGTAGTTAGCACGCTTCTGCTCATCGGAAAGAACGGAATATGCCTCGTTGAGCTCTTTGAACTTAGCCTCGGCCTCGGGGTCGTCCGAAACGTCCGGGTGTACGGTACGGGCCTTCTTTAGAAACGCGCGCTTAATCGTCCGCGCGTCGGCATCCTTGTCGACGCCAAGCACCTCGTAGTAATCCCTATTTTCCGACACGACCGAATCCTTCCGACTTTCATTATTGTCACAGTGCGTCCTATACCCAAGCTGGGCCGGCCGCAAACAGAGGGTTTGATGTTATTGCATTGCGTAGGGCGAAAGCATGGCACGTTGCGAGCAGCTCGCAAACCAAACCGACACGAGCGCAAACATAAATCCGTTGGCAAAACCGTTGGCAAACTGCATCGCGCCGCGCTTCCACCACAGCAGGCTGCGGTGCAGCACGCCGTCCGAGAGCACCATGAACAGGCCCATGGCAAACGGAATAAAGCACATCACGGCAAAGGCCGAGAACACGCCCGAGATGGCCGATAGCACCAAAAACGGCGCCACGATGCCCATCAGGTAAAAACCGGTACGGGCCTTGCCTTCCAGGCGCTCGGCCTCAACATGGGCCCGACCGACCAGATCACCGCCAGAGGCGCCGTTGGTGCCGGCGTGACCCATGCCGCCAATACGGACCTCGTCGCCATCGTGCGTGCCGGCGGGAAACTCAATCGTCTGCTCGGAGGTCACACGGGTTCGCCCGCTGCCGCCGCAATCGGGACAGGGGTCGGCGACGACCTTACCGGAGCCACCGCACTCAGGGCAGACAGACTGGAACGTGCCGGCACCAAACAGAAAGGACAGGTCGACATCGATGTGGCCGCGACCGCCGCAGCTCGGACAGGTATGTGCATGCTCGGACGAAACAGAGCCCGAACCGCCGCAGTGACCACAGGTATCGAAGCGCGTATAGCGGACGGTCTTGCGGGCACCGCCCTTGGCCTCCTTGGCGTCGAGCTTAATATCGACGACCACGTTGGCGCCGTTCTCGGGATTATAGGCAGCCTGCCCGCGACGCGGCTGACCCCAGGCGCCACCAAAGGGAAAGCCGCCCTCAAAGGGATTGCCGTAGCCCGCGCTGCCGGCGTAACCGCCGCCATAGGGCGAAGCCGTGGGAGCGCCGGCAAAGGGATTGCCCGAGCGCATGGCGTCGTAGCGCGCACGCTTCTGCTCGTCCGAAAGCACAGCATAGGCCTCGGAAACCTCTTTGAACTTTTCCTCGGCATCCGGTTCTTTGTTGACGTCCGGATGGAGCTTGCGGGCCTTTTGCTGGAAGGCTTTCTGTATATCACGCGAGGTGGCGTCCTTGGAGACACCCAAAATCTCGTAGTAATCTTTTTCGTTCATCGTCGCCATGCGCGGCAACCTCCTGCTCACAGCAGCGTATATATTGCGGTAATTCTACCCGAGCGGCCTAGGCTAGACCCCAAAACAGCTCGAACAGCACATTTCCATCGAGCCAGCCCAAGTGAGTGGGCGCTAAACGAGCACGGACGCGACCTGCGATAACGTCTTTCGAGGTGACGCGCCCCGCATGTCCTTCAATATGATCGGGCACCCAGGTGGCAAGGCCCAACTCGACCGCACGGTCGCAGGCCGCCGCCAACTCATCTGCAGCGATCACGCTTGCCGAGCGAACCAACAGATCGGGCCCAATGCCACGCGTCATGCGACAGGCAAGCATCAAATCCTCGGCCGCCGCCTCGCGCTGCGACAGATACTCGGCATCAAACGTCGTCGCGGCATCGTCGCGTTGCACCAAGCGCACGCGATACGCATCGCCGCGAGCAAGCACGTCGGGAAACAGCCCGGCCAAGCGATCGAAATCCTCGGCGTCGAGCATACCGGCGGCAGAGCGGCCCAAACCCAGATAGCCCTGTCCGGTCCAATAGGCAATGTTGTGGGCGCACTCATGGCCGTCGAGCGCGTAGCTTGCCACCTCATACGGGTGATAGCCGGCCGCACTCAGGCGCTCACGCGCCGCATCCATGCATGCAGCCTGAAAATCCTCGTCGGGCTCGAGCGACTCGTCGCGACACGCCACGCGATAGAGCGGCGTGCCCTCCTCGAGCGTGAGCGGGTACACCGACACATGATGCGGCGCCGCCGCCAACACGCCATCGAGTGTGCGCTGCCAGCTTAGGTCGGTCTGCCCGGGAAGGCCGCACATCAGGTCGCACGACACGACAAGCCCAGCGTCCTTGACCGTCGTGATGGCAGCGAGCGCCCGATCGGCATCGTGAATGCGGCCGATGGCGGTAAGTTCGACGTTATCGAGCGTTTGCACGCCCAGAGAGACGCGCGTGACACCCACCCCGGCAAGCGCAGTGGCAAGCTCTGCGGTCAGCGATTCGGGATTGGCCTCGCAGGTAAACTCAACAGGCTTGCACCACGCAGAGATACGCCGGGCAAATTCTACCAAACGCTCCCCCGCCAGCGACGGCGTGCCGCCGCCAACATAGACGGTGCGGATCTGTGCAAGCGCGCCTGCGTCGCCAAAAGCATCGAGGCGCGCATACAACTGCTCAAAATAGGTATCGAGCGCAACGCTCATGTTGCACGGAGCAAAACTGCGTGAGTCAAAGTCACAGTACCGGCATTTTTGGGCGCAAAACGGCACATGCACGTACAGCGCGGTAACGGCCACCGTTAGGCCTCCAACGGATGAGCGGGCACCGACTCGCCGGCGGCAAGTGCGGCCTCACAGGCCACCACATCGTGCTCGATATCATCGACCAGTGCCATGAACTCCTCGTATGTGGAGCAACGCACCACCTGAGCGCGCCAGGCGGCAGCATGGGGCATGCCCTTTAGATACCAGCTTGCGTACGTGCGGGCACGCGACATGAGCGGCAACAGCTCGTGCGTGAGCGTCAGGTGCTCGCGCAGGGCATCCAGGCGCTCAACCGAGGAGCGAGAAGGAACCGGCGTGCCATCGAGTGCAAGGGCTCGGGCATCGCCGAACACCCATGGATTGCCGTAGATGCCGCGCGCGATAAACACCGCGCTGGCACCCGAGCTTTGCAGATGCTCAGCAGCGTCCTCTGCCGAGAACACATCGCCCGAACCGATAACGGGAATCTCGACGGCGTCGGCCACCTCATCGACGACCGACCAATCGGCCTGGCCCGTATAGAGCTGCGTGGCGCAGCGACCATGTACCGCCACCGCGGCGGCCCCTGCTCCCTCAAGCATCTGGGCAAACGTCGCGGCGTTGCGGTCTTCGGCGTAAAAGCCCTTACGGATTTTTACGGTCACGGGCACATGCGCCGCGCCCACCGCCGCCTCGACGATCTGCTCG is a genomic window of Collinsella aerofaciens containing:
- the dusB gene encoding tRNA dihydrouridine synthase DusB, giving the protein MALSEYSKRLLGAYAEQPFLMAPMAGVTDPAYRIMCRRRGAHLAYSEMVSVAGLAYASNKTWRLVLPADEEQQICVQLFGSKPDQFASAVAAVEERVGDRLSLIDINMACPARKVVTKGEGSALMRTPDLAEQIVEAAVGAAHVPVTVKIRKGFYAEDRNAATFAQMLEGAGAAAVAVHGRCATQLYTGQADWSVVDEVADAVEIPVIGSGDVFSAEDAAEHLQSSGASAVFIARGIYGNPWVFGDARALALDGTPVPSRSSVERLDALREHLTLTHELLPLMSRARTYASWYLKGMPHAAAWRAQVVRCSTYEEFMALVDDIEHDVVACEAALAAGESVPAHPLEA
- a CDS encoding DnaJ domain-containing protein — encoded protein: MATMNEKDYYEILGVSKDATSRDIQKAFQQKARKLHPDVNKEPDAEEKFKEVSEAYAVLSDEQKRARYDAMRSGNPFAGAPTASPYGGGYAGSAGYGNPFEGGFPFGGAWGQPRRGQAAYNPENGANVVVDIKLDAKEAKGGARKTVRYTRFDTCGHCGGSGSVSSEHAHTCPSCGGRGHIDVDLSFLFGAGTFQSVCPECGGSGKVVADPCPDCGGSGRTRVTSEQTIEFPAGTHDGDEVRIGGMGHAGTNGASGGDLVGRAHVEAERLEGKARTGFYLMGIVAPFLVLSAISGVFSAFAVMCFIPFAMGLFMVLSDGVLHRSLLWWKRGAMQFANGFANGFMFALVSVWFASCSQRAMLSPYAMQ
- the hemW gene encoding radical SAM family heme chaperone HemW, yielding MAVTALYVHVPFCAQKCRYCDFDSRSFAPCNMSVALDTYFEQLYARLDAFGDAGALAQIRTVYVGGGTPSLAGERLVEFARRISAWCKPVEFTCEANPESLTAELATALAGVGVTRVSLGVQTLDNVELTAIGRIHDADRALAAITTVKDAGLVVSCDLMCGLPGQTDLSWQRTLDGVLAAAPHHVSVYPLTLEEGTPLYRVACRDESLEPDEDFQAACMDAARERLSAAGYHPYEVASYALDGHECAHNIAYWTGQGYLGLGRSAAGMLDAEDFDRLAGLFPDVLARGDAYRVRLVQRDDAATTFDAEYLSQREAAAEDLMLACRMTRGIGPDLLVRSASVIAADELAAACDRAVELGLATWVPDHIEGHAGRVTSKDVIAGRVRARLAPTHLGWLDGNVLFELFWGLA
- the dnaJ gene encoding molecular chaperone DnaJ; the protein is MSENRDYYEVLGVDKDADARTIKRAFLKKARTVHPDVSDDPEAEAKFKELNEAYSVLSDEQKRANYDRYGTADGPGGSGYVDINDIFGGMGMDDLFSSFFGGGAGGGARNRCERRRGRDMAISLSVTLEEAALGCKKTISYDRLAPCEDCNGTGRAEGAQEKQCSRCHGTGYVTTVQRSFLGQVQSSSPCPDCHGEGTVIDHPCETCDGQGRTPSHEKIDIDIPAGVSTGRQLRVSGFGEAGLRGEPSGDLIVNVRVADHERFKRNGDDLYLVSDISIAQAALGCEIEVEGIMPDEVVKVTVPAGTQYGDTVSVNNYGMPRIGGGGSRGRLIVQLRVVVPTNLSNKQHELLRAFADEMGDDVASGKKSVTDRIKSALDDILD
- a CDS encoding MiaB/RimO family radical SAM methylthiotransferase, which translates into the protein MLAPHISVVNLGCRVNRVESDRITADLMRLGFAIVDPQDADLIVINTCAVTGEAEAKTRKAVRHALAHPNDPYVVVTGCVVNLHPEELLELSDRVIAEPSKIDVAERVCEVLGVESDSVPACSDGEVVDALGRSRLGVKIQDGCNHRCTYCIVWKARGPERSVPVESVLEQVREAQEAGVPEVVLTGVNLGAYDGKSATDEHVEIDELLEAIMERTSIPHVRISSVEPMDISERLLKVMARYPQRIAPFLHLPVQSGCTATLHRMGRPYSAETFEDTVRMIRANLPQASLSCDVIVGFPGETDEEFEESLALCRRVGFSRMHVFRYSKRPGTLAADMPDQVPPEVMAERSRRMRAAAQELAIADARRRVGTVERAVLEYGDNLTLGSFHHARLDDTCGLTAPCLLDVAIIGVDDSGLVHARREVHGSLED